In a single window of the Deltaproteobacteria bacterium genome:
- the elbB gene encoding isoprenoid biosynthesis glyoxalase ElbB: MARVGVVLSGCGVYDGAEIHEATLTLFFLDRAGAEIICMAPNVDQMDVVNHIKGEAIGEKRNVLVEASRIARGVIKDIKDVKAGDIDALVFPGGFGAAKNLCNFAVKGADCTVNPGVEKLIKEMHSAKKPIGFICIAPVIAAKVLGSFNPQLTIGNDKGTAEAIEKMGGKHVVSPVENAVVDQKNKIVTTPAYMLGPTISKVALGIEKVINEVLKLAGQGRG, from the coding sequence ATGGCAAGAGTAGGCGTAGTTTTATCAGGTTGTGGGGTATACGATGGCGCCGAAATCCATGAGGCAACCCTGACGCTTTTTTTCCTGGATAGGGCCGGCGCAGAGATCATCTGCATGGCTCCGAATGTTGATCAGATGGATGTGGTGAACCACATAAAGGGGGAGGCCATCGGTGAGAAGAGAAATGTTCTGGTAGAGGCATCCCGCATTGCCAGAGGAGTAATTAAAGACATAAAAGATGTGAAAGCCGGTGATATCGATGCGCTGGTGTTTCCCGGCGGATTCGGAGCAGCGAAAAATTTGTGCAATTTTGCCGTGAAGGGAGCGGACTGCACCGTTAACCCCGGGGTCGAAAAATTGATAAAAGAAATGCATTCGGCAAAGAAACCTATTGGATTTATCTGCATTGCCCCGGTCATTGCAGCGAAGGTGCTGGGTTCATTTAACCCGCAGTTAACAATCGGCAATGACAAAGGTACGGCAGAAGCAATTGAGAAGATGGGCGGCAAACATGTCGTGTCTCCTGTTGAAAACGCCGTGGTTGACCAGAAAAACAAGATCGTAACCACCCCTGCCTATATGTTAGGTCCCACCATCTCCAAAGTTGCCCTGGGAATTGAGAAAGTGATCAATGAGGTGTTGAAGTTAGCAGGGCAAGGGAGAGGGTGA
- the truA gene encoding tRNA pseudouridine(38-40) synthase TruA, which produces MRYKYKITIEYDGTSYRGWQTQINAKSVQDTLIHAAEKLFGESVEIQGAGRTDAGVHALGQVAHLGATKTMPPRKIREGLNDLLPSNINILNVEEVPVSFHARHYAISRSYLYIISKHRTAFGKRYVWWVRDALDIEKMRSVCDLFEGFHDFASFADKRLDKDTSTKVKLDAVDIREVDGLIILRFVGSHFLWKMVRRMVGIIVEAGRGSLSYHDVKKMLTHPSDLPAKNTAPPSGLFLERVLYEGDTEKPAQTGRLFFLSNTLASNLPGTSR; this is translated from the coding sequence ATGAGATACAAGTACAAAATCACCATTGAATACGATGGGACCAGTTACAGAGGCTGGCAGACACAGATAAATGCAAAGAGCGTTCAGGATACGCTGATACATGCGGCCGAGAAGCTGTTCGGAGAGTCAGTGGAGATCCAGGGGGCAGGCCGCACCGATGCAGGTGTCCATGCCCTCGGTCAGGTTGCCCACCTGGGTGCGACAAAGACAATGCCTCCTCGAAAGATACGGGAGGGTCTGAATGATCTGCTCCCATCCAATATTAATATACTCAACGTTGAGGAAGTTCCCGTTAGTTTTCATGCCCGCCATTATGCAATCTCGAGAAGCTATCTCTATATTATCTCAAAACACCGGACCGCCTTCGGGAAAAGGTATGTCTGGTGGGTGAGGGATGCGTTGGACATCGAGAAGATGCGGTCAGTCTGTGATCTTTTTGAGGGATTTCACGATTTTGCATCTTTTGCGGATAAACGGCTTGATAAAGATACGTCCACAAAGGTCAAACTGGATGCGGTGGATATCAGAGAAGTGGATGGCCTGATTATCCTGAGATTTGTCGGCTCTCACTTCTTGTGGAAGATGGTCCGGAGAATGGTAGGGATCATCGTTGAAGCGGGGAGAGGAAGCCTGTCGTACCACGATGTAAAAAAAATGCTTACGCATCCTTCCGACCTGCCGGCAAAGAACACGGCGCCGCCATCAGGCCTTTTTCTGGAGCGGGTTTTATATGAGGGCGACACAGAGAAACCGGCACAGACGGGTAGATTATTTTTCCTTTCAAATACCCTTGCCTCAAATCTTCCGGGAACCTCTCGATAG